In the genome of Mixta calida, the window CATCAGCGCTATCTCTGCTCTCACTGCCGTAAAACGTGGCAACTGCAGTTCACTTACACCGCTTCTCAACCCGGTACGCACCAGAAAATCATTGATATGGCCATGAATGGCGTTGGATGCCGGGCAACCGCCCGCATTATGGGCGTTGGCCTCAACACGATTTTACGTCACTTAAAAAACTCAGGCCGCAGTCGGTAACCTCGCGCATACAGCCGGGCAGTGACGTCATCGTCTGCGCGGAAATGGACGAACAGTGGGGCTATGTCGGGGCTAAATCGCGCCAGCGCTGGCTGTTTTACGCGTATGACAGGCTCCGGAAGACGGTTGTTGCGCACGTATTCGGTGAACGCACTATGGCGACGCTGGGTCGTCTTATGAGCCTGCTGTCACCCTTTGACGTGGTGATATGGATGACGGATGGCTGGCCGCTGTATGAATCCCGCCTGAAGGGAAAGCTGCACGTAATCAGCAAGCGATATACGCAGCGAATTGAGCGGCATAACCTGAATCTGAGGCAGCACCTGGCACGGCTGGGACGGAAGTCGCTGTCGTTCTCAAAATCGGTGGAGCTGCATGACAAAGTCATCGGGCATTATCTGAACATAAAACACTATCAATAAGTTGGAGTCATTACCGCAGACGTAAACACCGCTTTCTGGCAGGCCGTCCAGGCCTGCCGATGTGACTTAGCGTGTCTGACGCCAGGCGTTCAGATTAACACGCTGTGGCTGGTTTATCGCTTTCCTTGCCAGCCAGTAAAGCAGTACTCTGTCATCATCTCCCTCATGATCGGCCATCGAAAGCAGTTTTAGCGAGAGGGTAGATTTGTTCACCGGTTGACTGGCTTCACTCAGTTCAACAACAGCCCGACCGATTAGACAGCAAACCTCATCCTCTTTTTGGAAAGTGGATTCATATGCTCGGTCTTTCATATTTCCTCCTCTGTGTAAATATCAAGTCTGGCACAGAGAATGCTTT includes:
- a CDS encoding IS1-like element IS1A family transposase (programmed frameshift), which gives rise to MASVSITCPSCSATDGVVRNGKSTAGHQRYLCSHCRKTWQLQFTYTASQPGTHQKIIDMAMNGVGCRATARIMGVGLNTILRHFKKLRPQSVTSRIQPGSDVIVCAEMDEQWGYVGAKSRQRWLFYAYDRLRKTVVAHVFGERTMATLGRLMSLLSPFDVVIWMTDGWPLYESRLKGKLHVISKRYTQRIERHNLNLRQHLARLGRKSLSFSKSVELHDKVIGHYLNIKHYQ